CACTGCGGCCTATCGTCGCCAGCGGGTGGTGGTGCAGGATACCTATACTGATCCTCTGTGGCAAAACTTCCGCGACCTGGCCCGGCAGTATCGGCTGCGATCCTGTTGGTCGAGTCCAATTTTGTCGTCCCAAGGCCAGGTGTTGGGAACCTTTGCCCTCTATGCCCACGAGATGCGATCGCCCCAGGATGAGGACTGGCATCGCATTGATACCGCTAGTCAGCTGGCTGGGATTGCCATTGTCCGCAAGCAGATGGACGAACGGCTACGACAAACGGAAACCAAGTATCGCAGTATTTTTGAAAACGCTGTGGAAGGCATTTTCCAAACCACCGCCGATGGGCATTATGTGACCGTCAACCCCATGCTGGCTCGCATCTATGGCTATGAGTCGCCGGAGGAATTAATGGCAGAACTCACCAATATTCGCCAGCAGCTCTACGTCAACATGGTGCGCCGGGATGAGTTTGAGCACTTGATGCAGGTGGAGGGTACGGTGTGGGGCTTCGAGTCCCAGGTATACCGCAAAGATGGCAGCATTATTTGGATCTCGGAATGCGCTCGGGCAATCTACGACGAAGCCGGAACCGTCATCCGTTATGAAGGCACGGTGGAAGACATCACCCAGCGCAAGCTGCAAGAAGCAGAACTCCTCAAGCACGATCGCCTCATGGAGGGCGTCGCCACCGCCAGCCACCACCTGCTCACCAGCTCTGATTTCAACAGCACCCTGCAAATCGTGCTGAAAATTTTGGGACAGGCCGTGGAAGCCGATCGCACCTATATTTACGAAAATCATCCCCATCCCGAAACCGGAGAACTCTGTATGAGTATGCGGTTTGAATGGGTCAGCCCTGGGGCCAAACCCAGTATTCATCAAGATCATTGGCAAAATCAGCGCTACAACAACTTCGGGCTAGAGCGCTGGTACACCACCTTTTGCCAAGGGCAGCCCATTCATGGTGCCGTCACAGACTTTCCCGAATCAGAACAGGCCTTACTCAATCGCGATCGCATTCGGGCCTTGATTATGTTCCCGATTGTGATCGACGATCACCTCTGGGGCTATATCGGCTTTGATGATTGCCACCGCGATCGCCAATGGACACCCAGCGAAGCCTCGATCCTGTCTACCATTGCCGCCAGCCTCAGCGGAGCGTTCAAGCGCCAGCAGACCGAAGCGCAAATGCGCTACCAGGCGTTCCACGACGCCCTCACCGGTTTGCCTAACCGAAACCGCTTTGAGCAATGTTTACCAGAGGCGATCGCCGCCGCTCAGGAGAGCAACACCATGGTGGCAGTAGCCTTTCTTGACCTCGATCGCTTCAAAATCATCAACGATACCCTCGGCCATGCCACCGGCGACCAGCTTTTACAGCAGGTGACCCAGCGCATGCAGACCTGCCTCAGTGATGATCAGGTGATGGCTCGCTGGGGGGGCGACGAGTTTACCCTGCTCTTGCCCCATCTGCAATCTGCCCAGACTGCTGCCGATACGGCTGGACGGATTACGGCGGGCCTCAGACCCGCGTTTTACATTAACGGTCAGGAATTACACATCAGCATCAGCATTGGCATTGCCATGTATCCCCAGGATGGTCAGGATCTAGAAACCCTGCTGAAAAATGCTGACGCTGCCCTCTATCGAGTCAAAGACCAAGGACGGGATCACTACCAGTTTTACACCGCCACCATCCACTCCCAGGCCTCCGAGCGGCTGATTCTCAATAATCACCTCTACCATGCCCTAGAGCGCCAGGAATTTGTGGTGCATTATCAACCCCAAGTGGAAGCCCACACGGGGCGAATTACCCAAGTGGAAGCACTGTTGCGCTGGCAGCATTCGTCCTTGGGGTTAATTGCTCCTCAAACCTTCATTAGCTTGGCAGAAGACAATGGACTGATTGTGCCAATTGGGGAATGGGTGCTGCGCACCGCTTGCCAACAAAGCCAGCGCTGGTCTGAGCAAGGGCTGCCGCCCATCCCGATCGCCGTCAACCTATCGGCCCGACAGTTTCAGGCCCCAGGGCTACCGCAAGCGATCGCCACCATTCTCCATGAAACGGGCGTAGACCCCGATTTGCTGGAGCTAGAAATCACGGAAACGGCCGTGATGGACAATCTAGACTACACGTCGCAAACCCTGCACCACCTGCGGCGGATGGGGGTACGCATTGCCCTAGATGACTTTGGCAGCGGTCACTCGTCCCTCAACTATCTGCGACATTTCCCTCTGCAAAGCCTCAAAATCGATCGCGCCTTTGTGAAGGATATTGCCACCAATTCCAGCGATGAGGCGATCATTGCCGCCATTGTCACCCTGGGTAAGGGTCTGAACTTGACGGTGGTAGCGGAAGGTGTGGAAACCAGCGATCAAATGGAAAAGCTGCGATCGCTTCACTGTGACATCATGCAAGGCTATTGGTTTAGCCCACCCCTCTCGGCCGACGAGACCACCAACCTGCTCGCGCAGCAATCCCCGTCATCAAATGAACCATCATCGAGCAATCAGGGTTGAAACGGGCGATCGCCTGCTGTACCAGTAGGGTGCAGTTAGGCGCAGCCGTAACGCACCGTCTTGTAACGCATCGTGTGACACACCGTCTTGCTAAAACTGCCGCAGGAAGCGCAGATCGCTCGTGTAAAGACGGCGAATATCGTCAATCCGATGCTGCACCATGGCAAACCGCTC
This sequence is a window from Leptolyngbya sp. CCY15150. Protein-coding genes within it:
- a CDS encoding EAL domain-containing protein, with translation MNRDTQGLVQVLPLSAGLMDQLRTQFADGQIDPAGGAIDSELYATIIHHQSQLMRLINSLPGMIFTANPDPEWSITYLSDGCHGLLGYHSHELIGSDRLLSYTDITYEADRPHVFETINQAIDQHQPYVMDYRVRTRSGETKWLWEQGYGLYDDQGNVLGLEGFITDISVQKQAEQALRDQSQLLKLILDHVPQYIFWKDRQSVYQGVNQAWADHLGLASPDAVVGKTDADFWDADTAADHRQRDRVVMERDRAQLHLVHKECLPNGQDRWKDVSRIPMHDEAGNVVGILGTFEDITDRIQADELLRESERRYRLLAEHSTDLISRHTLNGVYLYASPAAQRLLGYHPHELLGRQVHHLVHPMDQPTFTQLHQRLLTDTTCQHERLTYRMRRQDGSYCWFETTSEVIRDRTSGMVQEIIAISRDVTERQRAAIWLDHQKQVLEMIATDRPLTETLTVLVHAIEQQSKGMVGSILLADLEQQALYTGAAPNLPAAYCDRIDGLAIAPNMGGCGTAAYRRQRVVVQDTYTDPLWQNFRDLARQYRLRSCWSSPILSSQGQVLGTFALYAHEMRSPQDEDWHRIDTASQLAGIAIVRKQMDERLRQTETKYRSIFENAVEGIFQTTADGHYVTVNPMLARIYGYESPEELMAELTNIRQQLYVNMVRRDEFEHLMQVEGTVWGFESQVYRKDGSIIWISECARAIYDEAGTVIRYEGTVEDITQRKLQEAELLKHDRLMEGVATASHHLLTSSDFNSTLQIVLKILGQAVEADRTYIYENHPHPETGELCMSMRFEWVSPGAKPSIHQDHWQNQRYNNFGLERWYTTFCQGQPIHGAVTDFPESEQALLNRDRIRALIMFPIVIDDHLWGYIGFDDCHRDRQWTPSEASILSTIAASLSGAFKRQQTEAQMRYQAFHDALTGLPNRNRFEQCLPEAIAAAQESNTMVAVAFLDLDRFKIINDTLGHATGDQLLQQVTQRMQTCLSDDQVMARWGGDEFTLLLPHLQSAQTAADTAGRITAGLRPAFYINGQELHISISIGIAMYPQDGQDLETLLKNADAALYRVKDQGRDHYQFYTATIHSQASERLILNNHLYHALERQEFVVHYQPQVEAHTGRITQVEALLRWQHSSLGLIAPQTFISLAEDNGLIVPIGEWVLRTACQQSQRWSEQGLPPIPIAVNLSARQFQAPGLPQAIATILHETGVDPDLLELEITETAVMDNLDYTSQTLHHLRRMGVRIALDDFGSGHSSLNYLRHFPLQSLKIDRAFVKDIATNSSDEAIIAAIVTLGKGLNLTVVAEGVETSDQMEKLRSLHCDIMQGYWFSPPLSADETTNLLAQQSPSSNEPSSSNQG